The Leptospira neocaledonica sequence AAGGCCAAGCGAGAGTTGCGTAAGCAATCTCGAAGCGCAGCGTCAGAGCCGATAGTTAGTTGCCGTTCTGGCTTTTTATCTTGACAATTCCTTACTTTTTCTATTATTGTAAGGACATGAAGCTTAGATCTAAAATAACTTCAAAATACCAAATCACAATTCCTAAAGAAATCAGGGATTCCCTAAAGCTCTCCATGGAAGATGTGATCGAGTGGTCAATTGATGAACAAGGGATTCATATAGAATCTGCCAATAAACCATTCCTTAAATATAAGGGTTTTCTCAATAAAGGATCTTCTGATACTAAATCAGATATTAAGAAAGCTTGGGAAGAAAGAGCTAAAAGATATTCTAAATGAAACTCATTTTAGATACTAATTGTTACATTTCATTTCTGAATAAAAGAAACCAAGAACAACATGAGAAAATGGTTTCCTTTTGGGAACGAATCTCTCGATTAGAATATGAAATCATACTCACTTCCCATAACATTTCCGAGATCGTCTTTGTTTTTAAAAGTATTTATTCTGTTGAACAAAAAGAGATTAATCAAATTATTCAGGATCTTATAGCAAATCCAGGCGTTTCCTTCGAACCAGCTTATTATCCGGAAACTATACTTTCCTTATGGCCTAAACATATGAAAGATTACGGCGATGCAGTTTTAGCTGCTGCCAGTAGAACATTAGAAGCCAAAATAGTAACCTTTGATCAAGAATTTAGTAAATCTTTGAAGAAGTTAAATCTGGATCCTCATCATATCTGATGACTAAGTCTTCTGTTTTTTTGAATTAAAGAAATACTCAACCAGAATGGCAACTAACGACCAAGGCTTGACGACGTTGGCGTGCTGAGCGAAGCGAAGACAGGCATGAGAATTGCTCTGCAATTCGAGTGACTGAGCCAATGTGCCGAAGGCCAAGCGAAGGTTGCGAAGCAATCCTGAAGCGCTGCGTCAGAGCCGATAGTTAGGCGCAGTATCGCTCCTAACACGATGCACCAAAACCCTACTCTATAAAATCCTCAAATAGAATAAAAGCAAATTAGTGACTAATTCACTTTCACAATATAAGGTAGCGAACCCTTTTCGTACCGTCCAATATGAAAGTCAAAAGAGTTTAAGATAAGATCTTTAACATGGAAGCTAATCTATCAGCCTACGATATAAAACAAGAAAAGGGTGAAAAGCGATCTAACCTTAAGTAGATCGTGATCAGCTCCACGGTAAAATCCAAAACTTACATAATAAAAAAAGGAAAAGAGATCGCGATATTGCGCCTAACGACCAAGGCTTATCGACGTTGGCGAGCTGAGCATTAGCGAAGACAGGCACGAGAATTGCTCTGCGATTCGAGTGACTGAGCCAATGTGCCGAAGGCCAAGCGAGAGTTGCAAAGCAAACTCGAAGCGCAGCGATAAGCCGATAGTTAGACGATCGGCTTGCACTCAAAAACGCCTTTCAACCTATCACTTTTATCTCTTTCAAGCCCTCTAGAATTGGAATAAACGTTTCTTCAATCGCATCTATATTAAAAGGAATAAACTCCAAATCAGCAAGAATTCCTGGTTTGAATTCTACCCCATTTTCTTTCAAAATGAACAAGGGTTTTTCAGAAGATTCGATAATAGATTCTTGGGTCAGCCAAGTTGAGTCGTCACCTTTTGAGTAAATAACCAGAATTATACTTTGACTCTTTAATCTTTCCTTTACTTTCAGCGCAACAGATTTTGGAGAGAATGCTCTTCCCGTCTTTACAGCAAACCCAAGCAAGGCTAAAAATCGCGCTAATTTCTCAGCCAGTTCTGTTCCTTGCTTGTCAAACCGATGAGCAATGAATACAGACTTCTCTAACTTACTTGCTTCTTCTTTATAATAATCCGGCTCTACTCCCAAAAATGAGGCTATATCCTTGAGCATCTCTTCATTTCCAAAACCGGTAGCTTCCAAAAGAAGAAGTTTTTCTTTATGAATATTAATTAACTTATCAATGGTAAAATTCTTTCTTGGCGATCCCGACGAATCGTATGAAAATCTGTAACTGTTTGGATGCCCGTTAGTTTTAATATAATCCGGTAAATCATCGATAGAGTCAAAATCAATAATCGTTGGATATGAATTAATAGAAGCACTGAAAGCTACAACTTCGAAGCCAAATTTCCCAAGACGCGCTGGTAATTCTGGTAAGCAGGCGAAATTAACATTGGTAAACTTACAACAAAGTTCTATCTTTTTGATCGCCACGATCTGATCTCCTTTCTATATTTTAATCGTATCATTTATTTCTGTATTTTCTGAAAATTTTGCAAGCTGTCGTCTAACGACCAAGGTGCTCCGACGTTCGCAATGGCACGAGTTTGCTTTGCAAACGAAGTGACAGAAGCGAATGTGGCGAAGCCCAAGCGAGCGGGTTGCGTATGCAAGCCCCGAGCGGCGCGGAGGCACCGATAGTTAGGCGCCTGTAACGCGATACTGCGCCACGGATGGCGCTCTGCTAATCCCCTATCTCTTAATTTTCTTGAAAATTCCTATTGACTGCAAATATATGTATAGTATATTGCTACCATACATATGTCGTCAATCGACTTTGAATGGGATTCAGCAAAAAACTCTTCCAATAAAAGAAAACATGGCATTTCTTTTGAAGAAGCTAAAACAGTTTTCTATGATGAAAACGCTAGGATTATTAATGATCCAGATCATTCCGATAAGGAAGAAAGATTCATCATTCTTGGATTTAGTCATAAACTGAATTTACTTATGGTCTCACACTGTTACAGATCATCTAAAGACGTAATTAGAATTATTTCTGCAAGAAAAGCTACAAAATCTGAATCTAAACAATACGAGACATTTTTATGAGAAAAGAATACGATTTTTCAAAATCAAAGAAAAACCCTTATTTAAAGAAATTAAAAAAGCCTATTACCATCAGAGTTGATGTTGATACAATAGGTTATTTCAAAGGCTTGTCTGATAAAACAGGTATTCCTTATCAAAATCTAATTAATTTATACTTAGCTGAGTGCGCTTCGAAACACAAAAAAATCGACCTTTCCTGGAAATAGAAATCTATCAAATCAAGCCGGACAAGGATGTCCGGCATTCGTTTCAAGCGTTATGGCGTCTAACGACCAAGGTGCTCCGACGTTCGCAAACGGCACGAGTTTGCTCTGCAAACGAAGTGACGGACGCGAATGTGGCGTAGCCCGAGCGAGAGGTGCGAAGCAGCCTTGAGCGGAGCGGAGGCACCGATAGTTAGTCGCCGTGCCGATTAAAAAGTTATAATCGGGGTTAAATATTCGAAGAATTCTTTATTCTCCGGGAAAGATTCTAATTGAGACTTTTGCCAGTTACTCATATAGACCTCAAATAAATTTCTATCTTGTTCAAAATCAGTACTTAATAGAAGATTATAATTTCTTTCTAATTCTTTAACTAAATTAATGTAACCGATTAGAATAAAATGATACATGTTTAAGGGAAAGGATAACATTTTCATGTCGAGCTTATTCGATCTGTGGGCATAATCAAATTCTCTATCCAACGTAAATGTTACTTCCCCTAACCCACCATGAACTAATTCGCTAAGTAACTTTCCATAGTATCTTTGATAGAAAACGTCCTCTACAGTTGAGAATTCGTTAAAAAGTACTTTGAACTTCGTCCTCTTCCCATTAACCAAATGGTCTTCAGCCTTATCTGGAAATTTCATAAAGTATCGAATTTTAATAAATATTTCATAGAGTTTCCTAATTATAGGAAGCGATTCCAGATAGTAGCCTTTATTCAATAAAATATAAACAGATTCGAATTTAAAAGGAATTCGCAAAAGCATAACTGTAACGTAAAAGATGCTCATGTTCTTAAATTCTCCATTAATCTTATTCAACGGAGTATCTAAGTTAAGAAAAAAATTCATTTGATTTCTATGAATCGAATTCCATCCAAAAACTTCTGCAATTGTCGATTGCTCAGTTAAGAGTTCTTGTGATTTGAAGGTCAGGTATTTTTCCATAACTAAATATTCTTGAGGCATGGCGACTAACGAAAGATAATTGTCGAAGTTCCGCGCGTCCGAAGGACTTGGCGCGAGACTTGCCTTGCAAGACGAGTGACAAAGCGGAATTTGGCGAAGCCCAAGCAAGGGTCGCGAAGCGATCCCGAAGCGCCGCGACAATTTTTAGTTATCTGCTGTGCCGCGCCCCGAATTCTAACCGGCGCAGCCAAGGAAGGCGAAGCCGGTTAGGGAATGCCAATAGAATTTCGATTTAAGATTTAATGCAAAACTATTCAGATATCCAATAGATCTTTGGGTTTAACTTTTAATCGCTTAGAAAGTTTGAAAATTGAATTGGCAGTGAAATTAGCCCTGCCCGCTTCAATATCTTGTAACGTTCTTACAGGAACGGCATAATCGCCTTCATCCATATTTTCCTGAGTAAGCCCTTTTTCCTTTCGTACAGTCTGAATATTCTTTCCGACTTTTGCTAAAAATTCTTCGAAATCCACGCACGGCATAATGCGGCATGGTTGACAAAAAGTAAACGCGACATACCGTGGGTTATATATTCTTTCGAGATTTCCGCTCGCTGAAGGCTCATTTATGACGAGAAAATCCAAAATCAAATCTCAAAATGCTACGGATATACAAGCCTTAGGGAGAATTTCTGAAGAAGAAAAGAAGGCTTTCTATCATCAGCTAAAAGCAGCAAGAATGGAAGCGAATCTTACCCAAGCGCAAGTGGGGAAAATGATCAAAAAGAGCAGGAGTCAGGTTTCAAAGATAGAATCTGGTAAATGCAGGCTATACATGGACGAGTTTTAAAGTTTATGAAGATCTATAAGAAATCTCCTTTCTTCTTTTACTCAGTATTTACAACAAATGAGGTCATTAAATCACAGAGGAAAGCCCGAGTAAAATCTGCGAAGCAGTTTTAACGAGGGCGAGAAGCATCTGCATCCCGATCGCGAAGCGTTCGGATTGACCGGTTCGAAAGAACCGTGACAAGTAATCTAACGCTACTTTTGAAATTTGTCCTTGAGATACTGAAACAGTAATTCAAAATTATTTAATGTTGTTTTAGATAACTTAATTTCTTTCTTGGTGATAAGTAAGTGCTCAATAGCTGAAAATAGATATTTCTTGTTATACTCAGTTTCATTCTCGTATAAGGTATTGATGATTCTTAATTGTTCGGCTTGTGTAAAAAGGTCCTCAGTTTTAAACCCTGACCATTTACTATTAATATCGGATAAGTTAAGAATTACTTCTGAGGCAGCAGACCCAATTTCCTTTTCATACCTTTGTTTAGCTTTTACACCGGCTTTATCGGCATCCAAAACAACTATAAATTTAGCTCCCCATGCCATGTATAATCTTATAACGCGCAATAATCCATCCCCACTTCCAGGATATGGATTTAACTTATATTTATTATTTAACATAATCTCATTAATATATCTCATTGAGTAATAATCAAATTTACCTTCAAAGATTGTTAAATAGGGAACGATATCAATTTTGCTAGGCTGATAGTCTAAAGCATCAAGAATTGGCTGAAAATATGTTGATTGATCAGGATGATCGACGACAAATTGCCTATACGGTATAACAGCTACATCCGTGCTGCTTTCTTCATAGTCGATTTCATTCTCATAGTTCAGTGCCTGATTTTTAATTATATATGCCCCAGAAAGCCACGTTGGTTCAATCAAATAATGACTATGAGTCGTATAAATTAATTTACAATTGTCAGCCAACTCAGAAAAAACTTTCAGTAGGATTTTTTGCGCCGTAGAATGTAAATTGTAAGCTGGTTCGTCTAATAAGAAAATTGTTTCGCCGGGATCTTCATTCCTTACTTTTCTGAATTCAGTGAATAATAAAAAGGTAAAAAACCAACGAAATCCTAAACTTCTCTCTCGAATTTGAAATTTATTAGATCCTTCTTTTATCTTAATCTCAAAATAGCTTCGCCCATTATCGTCCCCTATCTGTAGCTCAATCTCTTTAGATTTAGATGTCGGAAATATTTGCTTCCACGCAGAAAATATAACCTGATTCATCTTTGATGACATTTTTAATATCTGCGACTCCAGCGCTTCTTTCGCTTCGATAGATGTATTTCGTTGCTTAAATCTTTCGACAATGTGTGTCCCGATCCGCAAATCTCCGCCCATGTAATCAAGAACATCTTGAATAACCTGCATATAAAATGGTTGGGTTTTATCTTCTTTACTTTTTACGGTTTGCTGAACTGTGCCTGTCTCCGAGATCTCAAGAGGCTCTTGCAAATAAATCTTCTGTGGTATATCAAAAAGAAAATTTGGATAATATACAATAACTGGTAATTGTTTTTCTAGATACTCTTGTATTCCGACAAATTCGGGATCACCTATCTCAATTACTTTTTCTTTGTGCTTTTTTGCCGTTTCAACCCGAAGTTGAGCAATCCATATCACACTACTCTTTTCAGGAATTGAATTTTTAAACTCGTGTCTTTTTATTATCCGAAAACTACTAAATTCTCCAATGATTTCAAAATTATAATTGTCACTTACAAATTTAGATAGAGATCCCTGATCTTCCGAACTTAGGCTTATAGTCGCCTCAATTTCAATAGCATCATTAAAATTATGCTTCTTCGATTTCGGAATGAATTCATGCGTATTCTTGTTCTCTTTCTGTGAAAACAAATGCATAGCTTCCAAAATCGTTGTTTTTCCACTTTCATTAAGACCCACCAAAGTAAAAATATTAATTGGAGGCTTTCGCCCAAAATTTATTTCAACTGATTTGATTCCTTTAAAATTTCGAATATTAAAACTTAGATATTTCATATTGCTCTCAATAAATAATCCTATGACCTTAGCTTTCTTAAGTTAATTTTTTCTAAGCACAAATTTGTAACCAGCGAGTTCATTAAATGCAAAAGTCGCCTCAAACGGGCATAGAGATTCATTATTATTTCGTTCCCAAGGTCGATGGTAACAATTTTCGTCAACAGAGTAATTAACCATTTTTTCTTTAATCAATTGTTTACAAAACACCCGCATACTACATCCCCGAATAAACTTCTTTTTCGAAGTCATAATATCATATAACTCAAATGCAGATCGCATATATGATAACTGATCGCTCACGTTACCATTATCGATTGCAAATCCTTTCTGGCGATTATTTATGATAATGGGAGTCCCAAACTCAACCATAAGGCCTTGAACGGGAGCTGACTCTTTCGAACTCTTAATGATTTCACTTATAAAATTTACTTTTCCATTTTTCTTGTTTTCAACAATTTGGAATGCCCTTTCAATCCAATCCCTAACTTTGCTTGTCGAATTATACCCGTAAAAACCTTTTAGGTTTTCCAAAGCTCTTTCTGAACTCTCTTTATATATTTTCCGCCAAGTAGTTCCTGAAGGATAACTCGGGCCACTAAACGAAAATCCGTCCATAATACTTAAGATATCTTGAGTATTTTTAACTTCCAGATTATCGTTGCTAATTATTTCTAGAATGTCCACAAACATAGTACCTGGATTATATGTTTGCAACGCCAATTCGCAGATAGTTGAAATAATATATTTATTACTAGCTAAATTCGGAACAATTTTCTCCACCAATAATTGGACAGTCGAGTATGGAAGCGGAGGGTTAACATCTTCAGATGGATGAATATGATCTTCTATTATGTACGCCATTCCTTCCAATATATCAACTGCACCTAACGAATAGTCGAAAATATCCCCATCTAAGTTATTAAATTTTATTGAATAATATTCAATTTTCTTATTTATATCAGGTTGAATGTATTCCTTTTTTACATATTTGATGATCTTTAGATTTGTTAATGATATATTGTAAGATAGATTTTTTCCAAAATAAACTCGAAACATATCATCATTGATTCTTACATTAGCATTCCTAATGACTAACGGTACAGATATTTCTTTCTCATCACTTTCTTTGGCTTCATCTATAAAATTATTAATAACTGCAATAGTGTGCGAGATATTACTTAATGCAAATGTTGTGGATATATCTTGTAGAAAATGTATATATTCGTGAGTTAAAATATACTCTTTATTCGATCCAAATACTTTCTCTAAATCACGAAATGTATTCATCCCAATAAAGAAAAATGAAGACTTATAAAAACCAAGCTCGACGGATAATTTTCTACGTAAATCATTCATATTAATTAGCTAATGGGTTACTAAGTTATAAGCCAGCCAAGGATGGCTGGCGTCTTAATGAGGGGCGCGGCATTGCAGATAACGAACAAGGCTTGACGACGTTTCGCGAGTCCGAAGGACTTGGCACGAGGCTTGCTTTGCAAGACGAGTGACAAAGCGAAATGTGCCGAAGGCCGAGCGAGGGTGCGTAGCATCCCGAAGCGATGCGTCAGAGCCGAAAGTTAAGCGACGTGGCAGGTTGTTAAAACGACATTAACCTCTGAATTATACTAAATGTCGTCTCAGAAGAAACAATTTGGAGAATTTTATTAGTGAAATCTTTTTCATTCGTAGCGATTAATTTGTTGTTATCGAAGTATTTTTTCATTTCCGGAAAAGTATGTTCGTCACAGAATATCTGTAATGGATAGAATAGAATCGGAAATTTAACTTTAAATAATTCAATTGTAATTTCTTCGTTAGAGGTTGGGAAAAGCAATAATCGAAATCTAATATGTTCTTTTGAAGCAGATGCATTTGGGTCATATCCGAATTCGGGATGAGGATCTTTCCTTGCTACAAATGAATTCATTGCAATAGAAGTGATTGGTGATGAGGTAGTATATGTAACTTCTTCTGGGAAATAATTCACCTTTTGAATAGAATAGGAAACTAAATTATCTACATCACCCGGAAGAGTCTTAAACAGGTTATCAACAATCTCTAAGGGGGTTTTTATTTTTCCTCTCGATTTTAAATCCTTCCATATGCCATCCATAATCAATATCCTTATTTAAGCTTTATTTTCACTGGGAGATGATCACTATATAAACGATTGGGCAATTGTAATTTAGTTACTAAATTTTCATCACTGAATTTCGTCATAATTTCGCATGAATCTTTATCTATAAATTTCGAAAGTGGATACGAAATTAGAATATTATCTAATATATACCAATTTTGTGCTCTACTACGTTTCCCATAATAAAAAGTCCCCGGAGGTCCCTTTGATAGATCTCCATTAAATGAGTTAATTGGAGAATAAAATTTTAATCTGCTATTTTTTTCATAAGTCTTCGTAGATCTGGCTTTATCATAAAAATAATCCGTTGTATTCAGATGAAAATGATCCGTAAATAATTTATCATAATGCGGAAGATTAAAGTCTCCCATAATAATTGAATATTTGTGGTAATTAGCGTTAATTTCATCAGCTATCTGTTTAATGATATTCTGATTAAGAGAGTAGCTATCATCCTCCGAATTCCTTGGACTACGAAGATGCACAATATACAAAATAACAGCTTCAGCATTATATATGAAATTGTATTTAGAATAATAAGTTTCTGATTTTAAGAACTTCATTCCAATATAATCGCTTGAGTATAAGCCTGTTCTTTTCGAAGCTAAATCGTATTTAAAAAGCGCATATTTCGACGAGTTTATTATATATTGCTCTTGTTCCCAAAATTCTGAAATCGCAACAATTTTAGTTTTTGAATTGAAATCACTATTATTTATCAAAGAAATTGGATCCCTTTTATTATTTATATTCCAAAATATTATTTCCATATGATTATCAATTTGCCATGTCGCTTAACGACCAAGGTGCTCCGACGTTTGCGGTGGCACGAGTTTGCTCTGCAAACGAAGTGACAGAAGCAAATGTGGCGTAGCCCGAGCGAGAGTCGCGTAAGCGATCTCGAAGCGCTGCGGAAGCACCGATAGTTAGCCGCTGTTATGGATTAATTATATTTTCTCTTTCTAATACTCTTCTTATCTCTTCAAAGCATGATTTTATACTGTCCTTGGGAAATCTTATCTGAGTAAGACCAACAATATTTGAGAATTCTTCACAGCCTTCTTCCAGGAGAATGATTGCCTTGGTAAAGCCCAACCTACCCTGAAATAGACCTATTTCATGAACAACATTGGATCTTGCATATTTTTTATCATCTACACCGGTATCTTCAGCTGTCATGACTAAAAAAGCAAATGTACAGGATGAAAGCATTTGCTCTAATCTTTCCTTCGTAGCCATTCCCGCTGATGGACTTCGATTAAATTCCTCATATTCGATTTTCAATCTTTCTGAAATAAAATCCTTAAGGTCTCTCCATGCCAACGACCTACCGTGCCCTATAAAAATTTTATTTATTTTTGTTTGATCTGAATTCATAATGTTTAGCTCCTTTAATTCTAAATAATCTTTAAGTTTTTCAGAAATCTGAATCAATCTCTCTGCTTGACTACAATAGGATGCATATTCATAGGCTAAACATTGAATGGAAATATGAGGTGGAGTAATCAATCCTTCGGCGGCTGCTCGCTGGTCCGTTGTTTTAATTTGATATTTAGGGCTTTTGGCAGAAATGAAATCTTGCTTTGATATGCATTTATTAAGACTGTTCATCTCAACTTTCAGTCCTTGATAAAAAGTATCCTTCGTAGAATTGAAAAGAAAATCCACGATTGGTAATAATTTATTCTTTGTAATTGCGAAAATTTTGTTGAACCGGTCGGTAATATCAATAAATAGTTTTGGATCTACATCAGACTTTTTTATAAATTCCGAAACCACATCATCGTATTCATATACAATCCAAACACCTACTGTAGGGCTCTTATAAATAGAGACTAGACCTATCTGAGGGTCGAAGTGCTCATTTATTGTTTTGGGGGTAAAATTATACAAATAAGTATGAGCATGATAGCCTATCCAAGATCCTGACCAAGCTTTTGAGAACGCTTGCTCAGTTTCATTTATCTTTCTTATGGCGTCTGAATACGAAGAACCATTATATTCTTCGATCAAATTTTTTAGATCAAGTATTACATCATTTATTTTATCAATCATTTGTTTAGAATATACAGTATCCATAATGGCGGCTAACGACCAAGGGTTATCGACGTTTTGCGCGTGCGTAAGCACTTGGCGCGAGGCTTGCTCAGCAAGACGAGTGACAAAGCAAAATGTGGCGTAGCCCAAGCGAGAGTGCAGAGCATCTCGAAGCGCAGCGATAAGCCGATAGTTATGCGAAGTGCGGCAAGCGTTACAGAGTGGACACTCGTAATCGCTTTCAGCGGTTTTTATAAACTAAGCTAGTTAAAACACCAGCAACACATGAATGCGTTGTGCCCAATAACCCCTGAATGACGATCCATTTTTCAGTGCTTGGTATCGCAAAGCGACCTGGCAAATCAAGTGCAACAAATGGAACTATGATAAGAGCAGTAAGAAGTCCATATTTTAGCCCCTTAAGTATCCAGGAACCTGTAAAATTTGTAATTGGAAAAAGTACTCGAAGCCAAGCCCGCTCAATAAAGTAGAACTCATACTCAAATAAAAGATCGGCTCAGTCCTGAATACTGGGATATTGCTAAAATAATCTAAAGCAATCACAGCAGCGAGAATTCCTTGTATAAGAAAACTTGAAATAAAATAGGCCAACGCTCCCAATAGAATCTTTACTGGCTGCATTCTAAATCTCCAACTTATGAATTACATAGGATTGGATGAATAATGTTAAAGAGTCAAGCCCTTCGCAGCCGCATTGCGCATAACGACCAAGGCTTGACGACGTTGGCGAGCTGAGCAAAGCGAAGACAGGCACGGGAATTGCTCTGCAATTCGAGTGACTGAGCCAATGTGGCGCAGCCCAAGCGAGAGTCGCGCAGCGATCTCGAAGCGAAGCGTCAGAGCCGATAGTTAGGCGCAGTATCGCTCCTAACACACTGCACCCAAACCTACTTTATAAAATCTTCTAATAGGGAAAAAGTCAATTAGTGACTAATCTACGCCTACAATATAAGGTAGCGAACCCTTTTCGTACGCTACCAATATAAAGGCGACAAGAG is a genomic window containing:
- a CDS encoding AbrB/MazE/SpoVT family DNA-binding domain-containing protein, with the translated sequence MKLRSKITSKYQITIPKEIRDSLKLSMEDVIEWSIDEQGIHIESANKPFLKYKGFLNKGSSDTKSDIKKAWEERAKRYSK
- a CDS encoding type II toxin-antitoxin system VapC family toxin — translated: MKLILDTNCYISFLNKRNQEQHEKMVSFWERISRLEYEIILTSHNISEIVFVFKSIYSVEQKEINQIIQDLIANPGVSFEPAYYPETILSLWPKHMKDYGDAVLAAASRTLEAKIVTFDQEFSKSLKKLNLDPHHI
- a CDS encoding BrnT family toxin — encoded protein: MSSIDFEWDSAKNSSNKRKHGISFEEAKTVFYDENARIINDPDHSDKEERFIILGFSHKLNLLMVSHCYRSSKDVIRIISARKATKSESKQYETFL
- a CDS encoding CopG family antitoxin, which translates into the protein MRKEYDFSKSKKNPYLKKLKKPITIRVDVDTIGYFKGLSDKTGIPYQNLINLYLAECASKHKKIDLSWK
- a CDS encoding DUF5677 domain-containing protein yields the protein MEKYLTFKSQELLTEQSTIAEVFGWNSIHRNQMNFFLNLDTPLNKINGEFKNMSIFYVTVMLLRIPFKFESVYILLNKGYYLESLPIIRKLYEIFIKIRYFMKFPDKAEDHLVNGKRTKFKVLFNEFSTVEDVFYQRYYGKLLSELVHGGLGEVTFTLDREFDYAHRSNKLDMKMLSFPLNMYHFILIGYINLVKELERNYNLLLSTDFEQDRNLFEVYMSNWQKSQLESFPENKEFFEYLTPIITF
- a CDS encoding helix-turn-helix domain-containing protein; translated protein: MDFEEFLAKVGKNIQTVRKEKGLTQENMDEGDYAVPVRTLQDIEAGRANFTANSIFKLSKRLKVKPKDLLDI
- a CDS encoding helix-turn-helix transcriptional regulator, which translates into the protein MTRKSKIKSQNATDIQALGRISEEEKKAFYHQLKAARMEANLTQAQVGKMIKKSRSQVSKIESGKCRLYMDEF
- a CDS encoding ATP-dependent nuclease, which gives rise to MKYLSFNIRNFKGIKSVEINFGRKPPINIFTLVGLNESGKTTILEAMHLFSQKENKNTHEFIPKSKKHNFNDAIEIEATISLSSEDQGSLSKFVSDNYNFEIIGEFSSFRIIKRHEFKNSIPEKSSVIWIAQLRVETAKKHKEKVIEIGDPEFVGIQEYLEKQLPVIVYYPNFLFDIPQKIYLQEPLEISETGTVQQTVKSKEDKTQPFYMQVIQDVLDYMGGDLRIGTHIVERFKQRNTSIEAKEALESQILKMSSKMNQVIFSAWKQIFPTSKSKEIELQIGDDNGRSYFEIKIKEGSNKFQIRERSLGFRWFFTFLLFTEFRKVRNEDPGETIFLLDEPAYNLHSTAQKILLKVFSELADNCKLIYTTHSHYLIEPTWLSGAYIIKNQALNYENEIDYEESSTDVAVIPYRQFVVDHPDQSTYFQPILDALDYQPSKIDIVPYLTIFEGKFDYYSMRYINEIMLNNKYKLNPYPGSGDGLLRVIRLYMAWGAKFIVVLDADKAGVKAKQRYEKEIGSAASEVILNLSDINSKWSGFKTEDLFTQAEQLRIINTLYENETEYNKKYLFSAIEHLLITKKEIKLSKTTLNNFELLFQYLKDKFQK
- a CDS encoding endonuclease/exonuclease/phosphatase family protein gives rise to the protein MEIIFWNINNKRDPISLINNSDFNSKTKIVAISEFWEQEQYIINSSKYALFKYDLASKRTGLYSSDYIGMKFLKSETYYSKYNFIYNAEAVILYIVHLRSPRNSEDDSYSLNQNIIKQIADEINANYHKYSIIMGDFNLPHYDKLFTDHFHLNTTDYFYDKARSTKTYEKNSRLKFYSPINSFNGDLSKGPPGTFYYGKRSRAQNWYILDNILISYPLSKFIDKDSCEIMTKFSDENLVTKLQLPNRLYSDHLPVKIKLK
- a CDS encoding TIR domain-containing protein; translation: MGYATFCFVTRLAEQASRQVLTHAQNVDNPWSLAAIMDTVYSKQMIDKINDVILDLKNLIEEYNGSSYSDAIRKINETEQAFSKAWSGSWIGYHAHTYLYNFTPKTINEHFDPQIGLVSIYKSPTVGVWIVYEYDDVVSEFIKKSDVDPKLFIDITDRFNKIFAITKNKLLPIVDFLFNSTKDTFYQGLKVEMNSLNKCISKQDFISAKSPKYQIKTTDQRAAAEGLITPPHISIQCLAYEYASYCSQAERLIQISEKLKDYLELKELNIMNSDQTKINKIFIGHGRSLAWRDLKDFISERLKIEYEEFNRSPSAGMATKERLEQMLSSCTFAFLVMTAEDTGVDDKKYARSNVVHEIGLFQGRLGFTKAIILLEEGCEEFSNIVGLTQIRFPKDSIKSCFEEIRRVLERENIINP